The Spirosoma radiotolerans genome has a window encoding:
- a CDS encoding nucleoside hydrolase: protein MKTDYLSSAIISYKSVCLVLALFLLVAPMASRGQQASGRTLVTPRMRVIVDNDFSGDPDGLFQLVHLLMSPSVDIRGIIGSHLRVGDGFDNSSTQADNAAKKAREVLQLMAIKSPIPVMAGSNTGMANDTTPVQSEAVTLIINEALRTDTQLPLYVLCGAGLTEIASAVLKAPQIADKLTLVWIGGPEYPDLALPPPNYSSVEYNLNIDLSAARTIFNRTRLPIWQVPRNAYRQALLPYSLLLTKVKPRGKVGAYLSNTLEELMLRLQRYKVAIGETYILGDSPLVLLTALQSSFEADPSSSTYALKLAPRINSQGGYDYNPVGRPIRVYSQLDIPLLFTDFFAKLELMNP from the coding sequence TTGAAAACAGATTATTTGTCATCAGCCATTATCAGCTATAAAAGCGTCTGCCTGGTTTTGGCGCTGTTCCTGCTAGTTGCTCCTATGGCTTCCAGGGGGCAACAGGCCAGTGGCCGAACCCTTGTTACACCCCGAATGCGGGTGATTGTCGATAATGATTTTAGTGGAGACCCCGATGGTTTGTTCCAACTGGTTCACTTGCTGATGTCCCCTTCGGTCGACATAAGGGGCATTATTGGCTCACACCTCCGGGTCGGCGACGGGTTTGATAACTCGTCTACTCAAGCCGATAATGCAGCTAAAAAAGCCCGGGAGGTTCTACAACTGATGGCGATCAAAAGCCCAATTCCGGTTATGGCTGGCTCAAACACAGGCATGGCCAATGACACCACACCTGTACAAAGCGAAGCTGTTACATTGATCATAAACGAAGCCTTACGGACCGACACGCAGTTGCCGCTGTATGTTCTCTGCGGAGCCGGGCTAACCGAAATAGCCTCAGCCGTTCTGAAGGCTCCCCAGATTGCCGACAAACTGACGTTGGTCTGGATTGGAGGCCCCGAATACCCCGATTTGGCTCTGCCGCCACCCAACTACTCAAGCGTAGAGTACAATCTGAACATTGATCTTTCAGCCGCTAGGACCATTTTTAACCGAACTAGATTACCTATTTGGCAGGTTCCCAGAAATGCGTACCGGCAAGCTTTACTTCCTTACTCTCTGCTGCTAACGAAGGTCAAGCCACGTGGGAAAGTGGGTGCTTACCTGTCTAATACGCTTGAGGAGTTGATGCTTCGCCTGCAGCGCTATAAAGTAGCCATAGGCGAAACATACATTCTGGGCGATAGCCCTCTGGTCTTGCTAACGGCCTTACAGTCGTCCTTCGAGGCTGACCCTTCTTCCAGTACATATGCTCTCAAACTCGCACCCAGAATCAATTCGCAGGGAGGGTATGACTACAACCCCGTGGGGCGCCCGATCCGGGTTTATTCCCAGTTGGATATTCCGCTACTGTTTACAGACTTTTTTGCGAAGCTGGAACTTATGAACCCATAG
- a CDS encoding FkbM family methyltransferase yields MGKIIQLVKQLMGVHPQQGIKPLSRLIYLGSLYNGYHIPDSFITKESVCYCVGAGADISFDAELKMKYDARIFIFDPTPEGIDHFALVKEYAEKGYLLTIHNVAPYSKGAYTYQLTPEEVQEMTFVEVGVWDQKTTLKFFAPQKDNYISRSVYLFKESGDYLEAPVDRLSNLMKTLGHSAIDLLKLEIEGAEYTVIDTIIEDKLDIKVILVEFDEVHNATDKRFHFRIKKACDKLKNAGYVLVHSTESMKRTFVREDVYEQLQAAYK; encoded by the coding sequence ATGGGAAAAATTATACAACTAGTTAAACAACTAATGGGTGTACACCCTCAACAAGGGATTAAACCTCTTTCTCGATTGATTTACCTGGGTTCTTTGTACAACGGCTATCATATTCCCGACTCTTTTATCACAAAAGAGTCAGTTTGTTATTGTGTAGGTGCCGGCGCAGATATTTCGTTCGATGCTGAGCTTAAAATGAAATATGATGCCCGTATATTTATTTTCGACCCTACTCCTGAAGGTATTGATCACTTCGCACTGGTTAAGGAATATGCGGAAAAAGGGTATTTGCTGACAATTCATAATGTGGCCCCTTACAGTAAAGGAGCTTATACCTATCAGCTTACGCCAGAAGAAGTACAGGAAATGACATTTGTCGAAGTTGGCGTTTGGGATCAGAAAACAACACTAAAATTTTTTGCCCCCCAGAAAGATAATTATATATCCCGTTCTGTCTATCTATTCAAAGAGTCCGGTGATTATTTGGAGGCACCAGTCGACCGGTTAAGTAATCTGATGAAAACGCTTGGGCATTCAGCAATTGATCTGCTTAAATTAGAAATTGAAGGGGCTGAATACACCGTTATTGATACAATAATTGAGGATAAACTGGATATAAAAGTAATCCTGGTCGAGTTCGATGAAGTGCATAACGCTACCGACAAACGGTTTCATTTCAGAATCAAAAAAGCATGTGATAAACTGAAAAATGCTGGTTATGTATTAGTCCATTCTACCGAAAGTATGAAGCGTACATTTGTTCGGGAAGACGTTTATGAACAGCTTCAGGCAGCCTATAAGTAG
- a CDS encoding thioredoxin family protein gives MTLTEYNQILASHKLVLVDIGSNCCGSCKKVKPILETLCQQHSDALKIVEIELEESPALIASLKTVSSFPYLILYKQGEIVLKRAGLTELKAELDTKLVAAK, from the coding sequence ATGACCTTAACCGAATACAACCAGATTCTTGCCAGCCATAAACTGGTTCTGGTCGACATTGGCTCCAACTGTTGTGGCTCGTGCAAGAAGGTGAAACCCATTCTGGAAACCCTTTGTCAACAACACAGCGATGCGCTGAAAATTGTTGAAATCGAACTGGAAGAAAGCCCGGCGCTGATCGCATCGCTGAAAACGGTTTCGTCTTTCCCCTACCTGATCCTGTACAAGCAAGGCGAAATTGTCCTCAAACGCGCTGGCCTGACCGAGCTAAAAGCCGAACTCGACACCAAGCTGGTTGCAGCAAAGTAA
- a CDS encoding tetratricopeptide repeat protein produces the protein MKRRKSPKIALVAAPLAALFLFNSARSLVFDRNDAIPVCGYGTDGRISPMENGKFIVPLPGWGNHSYKITTSSDSAQFYFDQGLTMYYSYHMKEAMASFKEAARLDPACPMAFWGQALAGGPYYNAAHTYTVPADMPAIVARMNELIANANPKEKKLIQAMNTRYDFATNADRKKLNQAYASATRQLLSEGNDPDIKMLYVDAIMLIHAWDFWTSEGTPKAWTQEVVDLCESVLNEHPDHPAALHYQIHLTEASLKPQVALANADKLKTLLPGVAHMVHMASHEYQRNGLFAQGVTVNDDADDNLLIYDSLAANLSLVKHSPHYFAVQTYCALSGGMYQTGLTDALRCRKSVSPVPENTYDQYLYMLPSLTLVRLGKWSEILATEKPSETWAYASLLDHFSRGMALVGTGKIAEAKKQSQLLEERLKDPILEKRRIPFNAPLPVAKIADHILASAILFAEKKPEQAVTNLQQAISLEDQLIYTEPADWPLPVRQFLGAYLLQLNKVKEAEAVYRQDLVHHPGNGWSLVGLHKALRRQHKSAELAKIETDYRSAFSKAEQIPAASVY, from the coding sequence ATGAAGCGCCGTAAATCTCCTAAAATAGCCTTGGTCGCTGCTCCTCTGGCGGCTTTGTTTTTGTTTAATTCGGCTCGTAGCCTTGTTTTTGACCGAAACGACGCTATTCCCGTTTGTGGCTATGGAACCGATGGACGTATCAGCCCGATGGAAAACGGGAAGTTCATCGTGCCCCTGCCGGGGTGGGGAAACCACTCTTATAAGATCACGACCAGTAGCGACAGTGCTCAGTTTTATTTCGATCAGGGCCTGACGATGTACTACAGCTACCACATGAAAGAAGCGATGGCTTCGTTTAAGGAAGCGGCTCGCCTTGATCCCGCTTGCCCGATGGCATTCTGGGGGCAGGCCCTGGCCGGAGGTCCTTATTACAATGCGGCTCATACATACACGGTTCCGGCAGACATGCCCGCTATTGTGGCACGCATGAACGAACTGATTGCGAATGCCAACCCGAAAGAGAAAAAGCTGATTCAGGCGATGAATACCCGCTACGATTTTGCGACAAACGCTGATCGCAAAAAACTCAATCAGGCGTATGCATCGGCTACCCGGCAACTTCTGTCCGAAGGTAACGACCCGGATATTAAAATGCTGTATGTAGATGCCATAATGCTGATACACGCCTGGGATTTCTGGACGAGCGAGGGAACCCCAAAAGCCTGGACGCAGGAGGTAGTGGACCTGTGCGAAAGCGTCCTCAATGAGCACCCTGATCATCCGGCCGCCCTGCATTATCAGATTCACCTGACCGAAGCATCCCTGAAGCCGCAGGTAGCGCTGGCCAACGCCGACAAACTTAAAACCCTGCTTCCGGGTGTCGCGCATATGGTGCACATGGCAAGCCACGAGTATCAGCGAAATGGCCTGTTTGCGCAAGGGGTGACTGTTAACGACGATGCAGATGACAATCTGCTGATCTATGATTCATTGGCGGCCAACCTTAGCCTGGTGAAGCATTCGCCCCACTATTTTGCTGTCCAGACGTATTGCGCCCTAAGCGGGGGTATGTACCAAACGGGCTTGACCGATGCCCTCCGCTGCCGCAAATCGGTGTCGCCTGTGCCCGAGAATACCTATGATCAATACCTGTATATGCTGCCCTCACTGACGCTGGTCAGGCTGGGTAAGTGGAGTGAAATTTTAGCAACGGAGAAGCCCAGCGAAACCTGGGCATATGCCAGCCTGCTGGATCATTTTTCGAGAGGCATGGCCCTGGTCGGTACAGGAAAAATTGCGGAAGCCAAAAAGCAGAGCCAACTGCTTGAGGAACGCTTAAAAGACCCCATTCTCGAAAAACGGCGGATACCGTTCAATGCTCCGCTCCCGGTGGCCAAAATTGCCGATCATATTCTGGCGTCGGCCATTCTGTTTGCTGAAAAGAAGCCTGAACAGGCGGTCACCAACCTTCAGCAGGCTATTTCCCTCGAAGATCAATTGATTTATACCGAACCTGCCGATTGGCCCTTACCCGTCCGGCAGTTCCTGGGCGCTTATTTACTTCAACTAAACAAAGTGAAAGAGGCCGAAGCCGTGTACCGTCAGGACCTGGTGCACCATCCGGGTAATGGCTGGTCGTTAGTAGGGCTTCACAAGGCGCTTAGACGCCAGCACAAATCCGCCGAACTGGCGAAGATTGAAACGGATTACCGATCTGCTTTTTCGAAGGCGGAGCAAATTCCTGCCGCGTCTGTTTATTGA
- a CDS encoding OmpA family protein yields the protein MITALLTIALTICVNLGVRAQITSDLPLSITILYFDQSSHQLRPNVKTMLDSIAQQLVEQPRLMATVTGYTDNVGKRELNMALAKHRAKAVEQYLRQHGVLANQIAASWEGPDTKASADGPEAIKTISRRVVVQLSPR from the coding sequence TTGATTACCGCTCTGCTGACAATAGCACTGACCATCTGCGTGAATCTGGGGGTACGAGCCCAGATAACGTCTGACCTGCCGTTGAGTATTACCATCTTATATTTTGATCAGAGTAGTCATCAACTGCGGCCCAACGTGAAAACGATGCTGGATTCAATTGCCCAACAACTGGTAGAACAACCAAGGCTGATGGCTACCGTAACCGGTTATACCGATAATGTTGGCAAGCGCGAATTAAACATGGCTTTAGCTAAGCACCGGGCCAAGGCTGTCGAGCAGTATCTCAGACAGCATGGTGTTCTGGCAAACCAGATCGCAGCCAGTTGGGAAGGGCCTGATACAAAGGCATCAGCCGACGGCCCGGAGGCTATAAAAACAATCAGCAGGCGCGTTGTCGTTCAGCTTTCTCCCCGGTAG
- a CDS encoding T9SS type A sorting domain-containing protein, translating to MKALINPLVIAFALTLATFSASLANTNPGGRPAPVASYKTGMYTTAEGKLQIAVDKEATGVVDIQLVNAAGKVLFTQRVAKKETIARLRLTLSDLPDGAYQVQMSNGVEVTTYSVTLSTNQPSAPSRLVAIN from the coding sequence ATGAAAGCCCTCATCAATCCCCTCGTCATTGCTTTTGCCTTAACCCTGGCTACTTTTTCGGCTTCATTGGCCAACACCAATCCCGGTGGACGTCCCGCTCCTGTGGCTAGTTACAAAACGGGTATGTACACCACCGCAGAAGGCAAGCTTCAGATTGCCGTGGATAAAGAAGCGACGGGTGTGGTCGACATTCAGCTAGTAAATGCAGCCGGCAAAGTGCTGTTCACTCAGCGGGTGGCCAAGAAAGAAACGATAGCCCGCCTTCGGCTGACATTGAGTGATCTGCCCGACGGAGCTTATCAGGTTCAGATGAGCAATGGTGTGGAGGTGACAACGTACTCAGTGACGTTATCGACCAACCAGCCCAGTGCGCCCAGTCGTCTGGTGGCCATCAACTAA
- a CDS encoding DoxX family protein, with protein sequence MDDKTAKKVARIFLGGALIFAGVSHLTFARKAFRAQVPDSIPLKKEDTVLYSGVAEIALGSSLVLTNEKHQETVGKVAAAFFTAVFPGNIAQFANRRSAFGLDTDLKRFVRLFFQPVLVFWALKSTHKN encoded by the coding sequence ATGGACGATAAAACGGCAAAAAAAGTAGCCAGGATTTTCTTAGGAGGTGCGTTAATCTTTGCTGGTGTAAGCCACCTGACCTTTGCCCGGAAGGCATTCAGAGCGCAGGTACCAGATAGCATACCGCTGAAGAAAGAAGACACGGTGTTGTATTCGGGTGTTGCCGAAATCGCCTTGGGTAGTAGTCTGGTGCTGACCAACGAAAAGCATCAGGAAACTGTAGGAAAAGTAGCCGCTGCGTTCTTTACGGCCGTTTTCCCCGGCAACATTGCCCAATTTGCCAATCGGCGCAGTGCATTCGGGCTGGATACGGATCTGAAACGATTTGTTCGTTTATTTTTCCAGCCTGTACTGGTCTTCTGGGCCTTGAAAAGCACGCATAAGAACTAG
- a CDS encoding 2Fe-2S iron-sulfur cluster-binding protein translates to MNEDKQVPQLTEDEKKLFEELMPEDLNEILDTGVNRRHFLKLMTLVGGGILTAQSAVAEQVFTRSLNGPVVEHAPAVLENGVNVSFNVNGEARKLTVDSRMTLLDTLRERLELTGSKKGCDHGQCGACTVIVDGRRVLSCLTLAASCEGKTVKTIEGIARGSQLHPVQAAFLKHDGFQCGFCTPGQICSAVALMEEAKNGEASYVTKNVRQKPGPVQLSTEEIRERMSGNLCRCGAYPNIVAAIQEVHSGKPVEQIWQFVG, encoded by the coding sequence ATGAACGAAGACAAGCAAGTGCCTCAACTGACCGAGGACGAAAAGAAGCTATTTGAAGAATTGATGCCAGAGGACCTCAACGAGATTCTTGACACAGGTGTAAACAGGCGTCACTTTTTGAAACTTATGACCCTGGTGGGTGGTGGCATTCTGACGGCCCAGTCCGCCGTTGCCGAGCAGGTATTTACCCGATCCCTTAACGGTCCAGTAGTAGAGCACGCACCAGCAGTCCTGGAGAACGGGGTCAATGTATCGTTCAACGTCAATGGCGAGGCTCGCAAGCTAACAGTTGACTCCAGGATGACCTTACTGGATACCCTACGGGAACGACTCGAACTGACTGGCTCCAAAAAAGGCTGCGATCATGGCCAGTGTGGGGCTTGTACGGTTATCGTCGATGGTCGACGCGTATTGTCCTGCCTTACGCTGGCAGCAAGTTGTGAGGGCAAGACGGTTAAAACCATTGAAGGCATCGCGCGGGGTAGTCAACTGCACCCGGTACAGGCCGCTTTTTTGAAACACGATGGCTTTCAATGCGGCTTCTGTACGCCTGGGCAAATCTGTTCGGCGGTGGCGCTGATGGAGGAGGCCAAAAATGGGGAAGCCAGTTATGTAACGAAAAATGTTCGTCAAAAACCGGGACCCGTTCAGTTGTCAACTGAAGAGATACGGGAGCGGATGTCCGGCAACCTGTGCCGCTGCGGTGCCTATCCGAACATCGTAGCCGCGATTCAGGAAGTACACAGCGGAAAACCCGTCGAACAGATCTGGCAATTTGTCGGCTAA
- a CDS encoding FAD binding domain-containing protein, whose protein sequence is MRPFKYTNAKDASSAAKLLTVNPNARLLAGGTNLLDLMKEDVERPDELIDITRLSLTQIKPISAGANQGGISIGSLGKNTDAANHPLIRQNYPLLTQAILAGASGQIRNMATNGGNLLQRTRCPYFYDVAMPCNKREPGSGCGALEGINRMHAIFGWSEKCVAVYPSDMAVALAALDAVIHVRNADGQERTINFADFHRLPGDSPEKDTNLNHDELITAIELPKTKLADHAYYLKVRDRASYAFALVSVAAALEIDSSRSGNRIVQARIALGGVAHKPWRAFAAEKMLIGKDATEANFKLAADAEMANAKPLAHNKFKVELGNRSIVRALQLALEGNKA, encoded by the coding sequence ATGAGACCTTTTAAATATACAAACGCCAAAGACGCTTCCTCGGCGGCAAAGCTCCTGACGGTTAACCCGAATGCCCGGCTTCTGGCGGGCGGTACAAACCTGTTGGACCTGATGAAGGAGGATGTTGAACGGCCTGACGAACTGATCGACATTACGCGGCTATCGCTTACACAAATCAAGCCTATTTCGGCGGGGGCCAATCAGGGCGGCATTTCCATTGGTAGCCTGGGCAAGAATACGGATGCGGCCAATCATCCGCTGATTCGTCAAAATTATCCGCTGCTTACCCAGGCGATTCTTGCGGGAGCATCCGGTCAGATCAGAAATATGGCCACCAATGGCGGTAATCTGCTGCAACGAACCCGCTGTCCTTACTTCTATGACGTCGCCATGCCCTGCAACAAACGGGAGCCGGGAAGTGGTTGTGGTGCTCTGGAGGGCATTAACCGGATGCACGCCATCTTCGGTTGGTCCGAAAAATGTGTCGCGGTCTATCCATCTGATATGGCCGTTGCGCTGGCCGCCCTGGATGCCGTCATCCATGTTAGGAATGCAGACGGGCAGGAACGGACGATCAATTTCGCCGATTTTCATCGACTCCCCGGCGATTCGCCCGAGAAAGATACCAACCTGAACCATGATGAGTTGATCACCGCCATTGAACTACCCAAAACAAAATTGGCCGATCATGCCTACTACCTCAAAGTTCGTGATCGTGCTTCGTATGCGTTTGCGCTGGTTTCGGTGGCCGCTGCCCTGGAAATAGATTCGTCGCGGTCCGGCAACCGGATCGTTCAGGCTCGCATTGCGCTGGGTGGCGTAGCGCATAAGCCCTGGCGGGCGTTTGCAGCCGAAAAAATGCTTATTGGGAAAGACGCAACGGAAGCAAATTTCAAGCTGGCAGCCGATGCCGAAATGGCGAATGCAAAGCCGTTGGCCCACAATAAATTCAAAGTCGAATTAGGCAACCGAAGTATCGTGAGAGCGCTTCAACTCGCTCTGGAAGGCAACAAGGCCTAA
- a CDS encoding xanthine dehydrogenase family protein molybdopterin-binding subunit — protein MQERNKITGTPVSRIDGILKVTGKADYSTDHPVKNVAYAVLFKSTIAAGSIQAIDVAEAEKAPGVLAVITHLNAPKLNVKGGLRGGAMLQSPTIEFYGQHIGLVVAETFEQARHASHLVKVTYAKTTPNVDFEKLASQAVPAKDPKEEKRGDTQAALGSAAIKVEEVYATPIEHHHPLEPHATIAEWNGDHVTLYNSSQIVNGAQSAAAATLGIKPENVRIVSPYIGGGFGSKGGQWANLVLAAVAAKAVNRPVKMALTRQQMVNSVGLRQRNYQKVSLAATKDGKLTALSHEITTHCAIHDEFVEPCGDCSKVMYDVPNSLISYRVVPMNMILPTYTRGPGKSTGSFALESAMDELAYKLKMDPIELRLKNEPERDPSSGKPWSSRKAVQCLKEGAKAFGWEKRKPEPRQNQEGNYWIGYGVACGTYPAHQRPSSALVKLNREGSDVTAIVELAAADLGTGTYTILAQTAADALDLPLAKISVKIGDSDLPPAAGSVGSVGATSYANVVNDACLKITDELIARSGKQYFARPTASQLMISEKVSTYQTRVESKAPDNAEDYSAHSFNANFAEVRVNKSTGMVRVSRFLAVTGAGKILNPKTARSQIIGGNIWGIGMALTEESVVDPRWGNFVTRSLADYHVPANLDIGSMEAIFIREEDTASNKLGVKGIGEVGIVGVAAAVANAIFNATGKRIRELPITPDKLL, from the coding sequence ATGCAGGAAAGAAACAAGATAACCGGTACGCCGGTCAGTCGTATTGACGGTATCCTGAAAGTGACCGGCAAAGCCGATTACTCGACCGACCACCCGGTGAAGAACGTTGCCTACGCCGTTCTGTTCAAGAGCACCATTGCGGCCGGATCCATCCAAGCGATTGATGTGGCCGAGGCCGAAAAAGCGCCGGGTGTTCTGGCCGTAATCACCCACCTCAACGCCCCAAAGCTCAATGTAAAAGGTGGTCTTCGGGGAGGGGCCATGCTCCAAAGTCCAACCATTGAGTTTTATGGCCAGCACATTGGTCTGGTCGTTGCCGAAACGTTTGAACAGGCCCGCCATGCATCACATCTAGTTAAAGTGACGTATGCGAAAACAACGCCAAACGTCGACTTCGAAAAACTGGCGAGCCAGGCCGTACCCGCCAAAGACCCGAAAGAAGAAAAGCGGGGCGACACCCAGGCGGCCCTTGGTTCGGCAGCCATCAAAGTTGAAGAGGTATACGCAACCCCGATTGAACACCACCACCCGCTGGAACCCCACGCCACGATTGCTGAGTGGAATGGCGACCATGTAACCTTATACAATAGCTCGCAGATTGTCAATGGTGCTCAGAGTGCAGCAGCCGCAACACTGGGCATCAAGCCAGAAAATGTCCGAATCGTTTCTCCCTACATTGGGGGCGGATTTGGTTCCAAAGGTGGACAATGGGCCAATCTGGTGCTGGCTGCCGTTGCGGCAAAGGCGGTCAACCGTCCCGTAAAAATGGCCCTGACCCGCCAGCAGATGGTAAATTCGGTCGGGCTACGGCAACGGAATTACCAGAAAGTGAGTCTGGCTGCCACGAAGGATGGTAAACTGACCGCGCTGTCGCACGAGATCACGACGCACTGCGCCATACACGATGAATTTGTGGAGCCTTGCGGAGATTGCTCGAAAGTCATGTACGACGTTCCCAACTCGCTCATTAGTTACCGGGTTGTGCCCATGAACATGATTCTGCCGACCTACACACGCGGTCCGGGAAAATCGACGGGAAGCTTCGCGCTCGAATCGGCCATGGATGAACTGGCCTATAAGCTTAAAATGGACCCCATCGAGTTGCGCTTGAAGAACGAGCCGGAACGCGACCCATCCAGTGGTAAGCCCTGGTCGTCACGCAAAGCGGTGCAATGCCTGAAAGAAGGGGCAAAAGCCTTTGGATGGGAGAAGCGGAAGCCGGAGCCTCGCCAGAACCAGGAGGGCAATTACTGGATTGGCTACGGTGTGGCCTGCGGAACCTACCCCGCTCACCAGCGGCCAAGCTCGGCCCTTGTAAAACTGAACCGCGAAGGAAGCGATGTTACAGCAATCGTTGAATTGGCGGCTGCCGATTTAGGCACGGGAACCTATACCATTTTGGCCCAAACGGCAGCCGATGCCCTGGATCTGCCCTTAGCCAAAATAAGCGTTAAAATCGGCGACTCCGATCTGCCGCCAGCTGCTGGTTCGGTGGGTTCGGTGGGGGCAACCAGTTATGCCAATGTGGTCAACGATGCCTGCCTAAAAATCACCGACGAGCTGATCGCCCGATCGGGCAAACAGTATTTTGCCCGGCCTACAGCTTCGCAGCTAATGATTTCGGAGAAGGTCAGCACCTACCAGACCCGAGTAGAGTCCAAAGCACCAGACAATGCAGAAGACTATTCGGCGCATAGTTTCAACGCCAACTTTGCCGAGGTACGGGTCAACAAGTCGACAGGTATGGTCAGGGTTTCTCGTTTTCTGGCCGTTACAGGAGCGGGCAAGATTCTGAATCCCAAAACGGCCCGTTCGCAGATTATTGGCGGAAACATCTGGGGTATTGGGATGGCACTTACTGAAGAATCGGTTGTTGATCCGCGCTGGGGCAACTTTGTCACCCGTTCGTTAGCGGATTACCACGTTCCGGCTAACCTGGATATTGGTTCGATGGAAGCCATTTTCATCCGGGAAGAAGACACGGCCTCCAACAAGCTGGGCGTAAAAGGAATCGGGGAAGTAGGGATTGTTGGCGTGGCAGCCGCCGTTGCCAATGCGATTTTTAATGCCACGGGTAAGCGCATCCGGGAGTTGCCCATAACTCCGGATAAACTGTTGTAA
- a CDS encoding response regulator encodes MNEASNNSSGLPPTPPANRKPLLGMSFLVVEDYPLNVLFAKRLLEGWCGQIDVAKNGQEALELLNPARHTMVLMDLQMPVMDGYESARRMRERGETLPIIALTADTTVDIETQVQANGLNGILTKPLQSDRLLKLILDYQSPETR; translated from the coding sequence ATGAATGAGGCTTCAAACAATTCGTCCGGCCTGCCGCCGACGCCCCCGGCTAACAGGAAGCCCCTACTGGGCATGTCCTTTCTGGTCGTGGAGGATTATCCGCTAAATGTCCTGTTTGCCAAACGATTGCTGGAAGGATGGTGCGGACAGATTGACGTGGCCAAGAATGGGCAGGAAGCCCTGGAACTGCTGAACCCAGCCAGGCATACGATGGTATTGATGGACTTACAGATGCCCGTTATGGATGGCTATGAATCGGCAAGACGGATGCGGGAGCGGGGCGAAACCCTGCCCATTATTGCCCTGACGGCGGATACAACGGTAGACATCGAGACGCAGGTTCAGGCAAACGGGCTGAATGGCATCCTGACGAAGCCCCTCCAGTCGGATCGTCTCCTAAAACTTATTCTCGACTATCAATCGCCGGAAACCAGATAA